The proteins below come from a single Deinococcus humi genomic window:
- the guaD gene encoding guanine deaminase: MTPILYRATFMHTPRNAFQDADALRVQEDGGLLVDGGTIVESGNFSSLRAMHPAARVTELRGGVLLPGFIDTHVHFPQVRIIGGLGRPLLDWLEHVTLPEEARLQDNVYARAVARDFLHGLRCNGTTTALVFGSHFKGAMEVFFEEAAGSGLRTVAGQVVSDRMLRPELHTTPERAYTEGRALIERWHGVGRARYAVTPRFSLSASEGVLDACAALMNDFPDVHFTSHINENVAEVQTVQGLFPGSLDYLDTYERAGLMGRRGVLAHSVHTTDRELGQMAAHRCSAAHCPCSNSALGSGLFPLKRHLNAGVHVALGTDVGGGTGFSMLKEGLQAYFMQQLQADAGVPLSPTHLLYLATRAGAEALDLHDQLGDFSVGKAFDAVWLCPPEGSTLDAILNHASSPSETLAALFANGTQADVAQVWVGGDEVYARSGNTASHQPGKQPPVLAS, encoded by the coding sequence ATGACCCCCATCCTGTACCGCGCCACCTTCATGCACACGCCCCGCAACGCCTTCCAGGACGCCGACGCCCTGCGGGTTCAGGAGGACGGCGGACTGCTGGTGGACGGCGGCACCATCGTCGAGAGCGGTAATTTTTCAAGTCTGCGCGCCATGCATCCGGCGGCCCGCGTGACCGAGCTGCGCGGCGGCGTGCTGCTGCCCGGCTTCATCGACACGCACGTGCATTTTCCGCAGGTCCGGATCATCGGCGGCCTGGGCCGCCCGCTGCTCGACTGGCTGGAACACGTCACGCTCCCCGAGGAGGCGCGGCTTCAGGACAACGTGTATGCCCGCGCCGTGGCCAGGGATTTTCTGCATGGCCTGCGCTGCAACGGCACCACCACGGCGCTGGTCTTCGGCTCGCACTTCAAGGGGGCCATGGAGGTGTTCTTCGAGGAGGCCGCCGGCAGCGGGCTGCGGACAGTGGCCGGGCAGGTGGTCAGTGACCGGATGCTGCGCCCCGAACTGCACACCACGCCGGAACGGGCCTACACCGAGGGCCGCGCCCTGATCGAGCGCTGGCATGGGGTGGGCCGCGCCCGCTACGCCGTGACGCCGCGCTTCAGCCTCTCGGCCAGTGAGGGCGTGCTGGACGCCTGCGCCGCGCTGATGAACGATTTCCCCGACGTACATTTCACCTCCCACATCAACGAGAACGTCGCAGAAGTCCAGACGGTGCAGGGGCTGTTCCCCGGCAGCCTGGACTACCTGGACACCTACGAACGCGCCGGCCTGATGGGCCGCCGGGGCGTGCTGGCCCACAGCGTCCACACCACGGACCGTGAACTGGGCCAGATGGCCGCGCACCGGTGCAGCGCCGCGCATTGCCCGTGCAGCAACTCCGCGCTGGGAAGCGGTCTGTTTCCCCTGAAGCGTCATCTGAACGCCGGCGTGCATGTGGCCCTGGGCACCGATGTGGGTGGCGGGACCGGCTTCTCGATGCTCAAGGAGGGCCTGCAGGCGTACTTCATGCAGCAGCTTCAGGCAGACGCGGGCGTGCCGCTCAGCCCCACGCACTTGCTGTACCTGGCCACGCGCGCCGGGGCCGAGGCGCTCGACCTGCACGATCAGCTCGGAGACTTCAGCGTGGGCAAGGCCTTCGACGCTGTCTGGCTGTGTCCGCCCGAGGGCAGCACGCTGGACGCCATCCTGAACCATGCCAGTAGCCCCTCCGAGACGCTGGCGGCCCTGTTCGCCAACGGCACCCAGGCCGACGTGGCGCAGGTGTGGGTGGGCGGAGACGAGGTGTACGCGCGCTCCGGCAACACCGCCTCCCATCAGCCCGGAAAGCAACCGCCTGTTCTGGCGTCTTAA
- the xdhB gene encoding xanthine dehydrogenase molybdopterin binding subunit, producing MTSLHERPHNGAVGDAVPHESASAHVTGHALYTDDLGVRLSGLLHAWPIQAPHAHARVTRLDPSQALNVSGVVRVLTAADVPGVNDAGVKGDEPLFPTEVMYHGHPVAWVLGDSIDAARLGAQAVEVEYETLPSLISIHDAIAAGAFQGAQSTLRRGDINLGFAGAAHTFEGEFEFGGQEHFYLETNAALAYVDEGGQVFIQSSTQHPSETQEITAHVLGLEAAQVTVQCLRMGGGFGGKEMQPHGYAAVAALGSVLTGRPVRLRLNRTQDITMTGKRHPFHARWKVAFDEGGKLRALSATLTSDGGWSLDLSEPVMARALCHIDNAYFIPHVEVHGRIAKTNKTSQTAFRGFGGPQGMLVIEDILGRCAPLLGLEAHDLRRLNFYQPGEATPYGQPVRHAERLEDLWAQLLVSGEFEARRQEVRAFNDTHPHTKRGLAVTPVKFGISFNFTAYNQAGALVHVYKDGSVLINHGGTEMGQGLHTKMIQVAATALGVPVRWVRLAPTRTDKVPNTSATAASSGADLNGGAIKNACEQIKERLAAVAAGALGVHPGDVRFENGLVFPLGHPDKGIDFKTLVHDAYHLRTQLWAAGYYRTPGLHWDRVAMQGEPFKYFAYGAAMAEVEVDGFSGLYRTRRVDILQDVGDSLSPLVDIGQVEGGFVQGAGWLTLEELRWDESDGPHRGRLSTQAASTYKLPSFSEMPEVFNVALMERATETGVVYGSKAVGEPPLMLGISVREALRQAAAAFGPGGRAQELASPATPEAVFWALDGARQAAGELVAADD from the coding sequence ATGACCAGTCTGCATGAACGCCCGCACAACGGCGCAGTCGGCGACGCCGTGCCGCACGAGAGCGCCTCGGCCCACGTGACCGGACATGCGCTGTACACCGACGATCTGGGGGTGCGGCTGTCAGGATTGCTGCACGCGTGGCCCATTCAGGCCCCCCATGCCCACGCCCGCGTCACGCGCCTGGACCCTTCGCAGGCCCTCAACGTGAGCGGCGTGGTGCGCGTGCTGACCGCTGCCGACGTGCCGGGCGTCAACGACGCGGGCGTTAAGGGTGACGAACCGCTGTTTCCCACTGAAGTGATGTACCACGGTCACCCGGTGGCCTGGGTGTTGGGCGACAGCATCGACGCGGCCCGACTGGGCGCGCAGGCGGTGGAAGTCGAGTACGAGACGCTGCCCTCGCTGATCTCCATTCACGACGCCATTGCCGCCGGAGCCTTCCAGGGCGCCCAGTCCACCCTGCGGCGCGGCGACATCAACCTTGGCTTCGCGGGCGCGGCCCACACCTTCGAGGGCGAGTTCGAATTCGGCGGGCAGGAACACTTCTATCTGGAAACCAACGCTGCGCTGGCCTACGTGGACGAGGGCGGACAGGTCTTTATCCAGTCCAGCACCCAGCATCCCAGCGAGACACAGGAGATCACGGCGCATGTGCTGGGCCTTGAGGCAGCACAGGTCACGGTGCAGTGCCTGCGGATGGGCGGCGGCTTCGGCGGCAAGGAGATGCAGCCGCACGGGTACGCGGCAGTTGCTGCGCTAGGCAGCGTCCTGACAGGTCGCCCGGTGCGGCTGCGCCTGAACCGCACCCAGGACATCACCATGACGGGCAAGAGGCATCCCTTCCACGCGCGCTGGAAGGTGGCCTTTGACGAGGGCGGCAAACTGCGCGCGCTCTCGGCCACTTTAACCAGCGACGGCGGCTGGAGCCTGGACCTTTCCGAACCCGTGATGGCGCGGGCGCTGTGCCACATCGACAACGCCTATTTCATCCCGCACGTAGAGGTTCACGGAAGAATTGCGAAGACCAACAAGACCTCCCAGACAGCCTTTCGGGGCTTCGGCGGCCCGCAGGGCATGCTGGTTATCGAGGATATTCTTGGCCGCTGCGCCCCGCTCCTGGGCCTTGAGGCGCACGACTTGCGCCGCCTGAACTTCTACCAGCCTGGCGAGGCCACGCCCTACGGTCAACCGGTGCGCCACGCCGAGCGCCTGGAAGACCTGTGGGCGCAGTTGCTGGTCAGCGGCGAGTTTGAGGCCCGCAGGCAGGAGGTGCGCGCCTTTAACGACACGCACCCGCATACCAAGCGCGGGCTAGCGGTTACCCCGGTCAAGTTCGGGATTTCCTTCAACTTCACCGCCTACAACCAGGCCGGCGCCTTGGTCCACGTCTATAAGGACGGCAGCGTGCTGATCAACCACGGCGGCACCGAGATGGGTCAGGGCCTGCACACCAAGATGATCCAGGTGGCTGCCACTGCGCTGGGTGTGCCGGTCCGCTGGGTACGACTGGCCCCCACCCGAACCGACAAGGTGCCCAACACCAGCGCGACCGCCGCCAGCAGCGGGGCCGATCTGAACGGCGGGGCGATCAAGAACGCCTGCGAGCAGATCAAGGAGCGTCTCGCCGCCGTCGCTGCCGGGGCGCTCGGGGTGCATCCGGGGGACGTGCGTTTCGAGAACGGGCTGGTGTTTCCCCTGGGCCACCCCGACAAGGGAATAGATTTCAAGACACTCGTCCATGACGCCTACCACCTGCGGACACAACTGTGGGCGGCGGGCTACTACCGCACGCCGGGGCTGCACTGGGACCGGGTGGCGATGCAGGGCGAACCCTTCAAGTACTTCGCTTACGGGGCCGCCATGGCCGAGGTGGAGGTGGACGGCTTTTCCGGCCTGTACCGCACGCGCCGGGTGGACATCCTGCAGGACGTGGGAGACAGCCTCTCGCCGCTGGTGGACATCGGGCAGGTGGAGGGCGGCTTTGTGCAGGGCGCGGGCTGGCTGACCCTGGAAGAACTGCGCTGGGACGAGTCGGATGGTCCCCACCGTGGCCGACTGTCCACCCAGGCCGCCAGCACCTACAAACTGCCCAGCTTCAGCGAGATGCCCGAGGTGTTTAACGTCGCCCTGATGGAACGCGCCACTGAGACCGGCGTGGTGTACGGCTCCAAGGCGGTGGGTGAGCCGCCGCTGATGCTGGGGATCAGCGTCCGCGAGGCTTTGCGTCAGGCCGCCGCCGCTTTCGGTCCCGGGGGACGCGCGCAGGAACTGGCTTCGCCCGCCACTCCCGAGGCCGTGTTCTGGGCACTCGACGGAGCGCGGCAGGCAGCGGGTGAACTGGTGGCGGCAGATGACTGA
- a CDS encoding NCS2 family permease, translating into MSDPAAPRPAVPLAPTSGLDRYFGLSANNSSVTQEMRAGLTTFLTMSYILFVNPQVLSTAINVPNAFVQLLMTTAIAAAFGSAVMGLVAKYPYAQAPGMGLNAFFAFTVVQGMGVAWQTALGAVFISGVLFVLLSVLGARQAIVQAIPNSLKFAITGGIGAFLAFLGLKNAGIVVANPATLVGMGSFSSPTVWLACIGVVLTAALMARKVTGAILYGILATTLLGIVTGAAVYAGGPEGALRSFPGFDGAFLGIFGTPVWPGALVGQMDIVGALGLGLLSVVFTFFFVDFFDATGTLTGLSQRAGFIDAQGNMPRARRLFSMDGLAAMFGAFMGTSTTTAYVESAAGVGEGGRTGLTAVTVAVLFLLSMFLWPLAAAIPGAATAPALILVGALMMDGVRHIDWDDIADSLPAFLTIIAMPLTFSIANGVSLGVISYCAIKLLSGKARQVSPILYVVGALLLARYIWLNEG; encoded by the coding sequence ATGTCTGATCCAGCCGCACCCCGTCCCGCCGTCCCCCTCGCCCCGACGTCGGGCCTGGACCGCTACTTCGGGCTGAGCGCCAACAACTCCAGCGTCACGCAGGAGATGCGCGCGGGCCTGACCACCTTCCTGACCATGAGCTACATCCTGTTCGTCAACCCGCAGGTGTTGTCCACGGCGATCAACGTGCCCAACGCCTTTGTGCAACTGCTGATGACCACGGCGATTGCGGCGGCCTTCGGCTCCGCGGTGATGGGTCTGGTGGCCAAATACCCCTACGCGCAGGCGCCGGGCATGGGTTTGAACGCCTTTTTCGCCTTTACGGTGGTGCAGGGCATGGGTGTGGCGTGGCAGACGGCGCTGGGCGCGGTGTTCATCAGCGGTGTGCTGTTCGTGCTGCTCAGCGTGCTGGGAGCGCGGCAGGCCATCGTGCAGGCCATTCCCAATTCGCTGAAATTTGCCATTACCGGGGGGATCGGCGCCTTCCTGGCCTTCTTGGGCCTCAAGAATGCGGGCATCGTGGTGGCGAATCCGGCCACGCTGGTGGGCATGGGCTCGTTCTCCTCGCCGACCGTGTGGCTGGCGTGCATCGGCGTGGTCCTGACCGCCGCGCTGATGGCCCGCAAGGTCACCGGGGCCATTCTGTACGGCATCCTGGCGACCACTCTCCTGGGGATCGTGACCGGGGCCGCCGTGTACGCGGGCGGGCCGGAAGGTGCGCTGCGTTCCTTCCCCGGCTTTGACGGCGCTTTCCTGGGCATCTTCGGCACGCCGGTCTGGCCGGGTGCGCTGGTGGGCCAGATGGACATCGTCGGGGCGCTGGGCCTGGGCCTGCTGAGCGTGGTCTTCACCTTCTTCTTCGTGGATTTCTTCGACGCCACCGGTACCCTGACCGGTCTGTCGCAGCGCGCGGGCTTTATCGACGCGCAGGGCAACATGCCGCGCGCCCGGCGCCTGTTCTCGATGGACGGCCTGGCCGCCATGTTCGGCGCGTTCATGGGGACGTCGACCACCACCGCCTACGTGGAATCCGCCGCCGGCGTCGGCGAGGGTGGACGCACCGGCCTGACCGCTGTGACGGTTGCGGTGCTGTTCCTGCTGAGCATGTTCCTGTGGCCGCTGGCCGCCGCGATCCCGGGCGCGGCCACCGCCCCCGCGCTGATCCTGGTGGGCGCGCTGATGATGGACGGTGTGCGTCACATCGACTGGGATGACATCGCCGACAGTCTGCCCGCCTTCCTGACCATCATCGCCATGCCGCTGACCTTTTCGATCGCCAACGGGGTCAGCTTGGGCGTGATCAGCTACTGCGCCATCAAACTACTGAGCGGCAAGGCCCGGCAGGTCAGCCCCATTCTGTACGTGGTGGGGGCGCTGCTGCTGGCCCGTTACATCTGGCTCAACGAGGGCTAG
- a CDS encoding HU family DNA-binding protein produces the protein MLLTMTKKTAKPAAKKPAAKAAPAAAKAAPSASNKVAKTQLVEMVADKTGLTKKQSEEAVSAMLDAVVSSIKGGQSVGLPGLGTLSVKDTAARTGVRPGTSEKIQIPAGKKVAFKVASTLKGNL, from the coding sequence ATGCTGCTCACCATGACGAAAAAGACTGCTAAGCCCGCCGCCAAGAAGCCCGCTGCCAAAGCTGCGCCAGCCGCTGCTAAGGCCGCCCCCAGCGCCAGCAACAAGGTCGCCAAGACCCAGCTGGTGGAAATGGTCGCCGATAAGACCGGCCTGACCAAGAAGCAGAGCGAGGAAGCCGTCAGCGCCATGCTGGACGCCGTGGTCAGCTCGATCAAGGGCGGCCAGAGCGTCGGCCTGCCCGGCCTGGGCACCCTGAGCGTCAAAGACACCGCCGCCCGCACCGGCGTGCGCCCCGGCACCAGCGAGAAGATCCAGATTCCCGCCGGCAAGAAGGTGGCCTTCAAGGTCGCCAGCACCCTCAAGGGCAACCTCTAA
- a CDS encoding xanthine dehydrogenase small subunit, with the protein MDRFTVTVNGQPREVQGARPHTTLLNWLRDGGLTGCKEGCAEGECGACAVLVSRPDGRGGTRLESVNACLVMLPAMNGQEVITAEGLGTPQGLHPVQHEMAVRGGSQCGYCTPGFVVSMAAEYYRPERHEGEHHAPNGFDLHSLSGNLCRCTGYRPIQDAAHALGTPPESDPISALRTRPAPAAQALHLSGPDGDFHRPADLPEALELLAEHPDAKLLAGGTDWGVEVNLRHARAGVTIAVDGLAELRELEWHDDHVRIGAGLNLSEIERRLDGRVPLMAEWFPQFASRLIRNSATLGGNLGTASPIGDSPPTLLALDASLILASRGGEREVPLAGFFQGYRQPELRDGELIRAVRIPLPLAPVTGFYKYAKRRFDDISSVAVGIALELDGNTVKRIRIGLGGVAATPIRALKAEEALIGRPWTERNVREAAKLMGQEGTPLSDHRASAAYRTAMLEQALLKFFFEKSDVVRG; encoded by the coding sequence ATGGATAGGTTCACGGTAACAGTCAACGGTCAACCCCGCGAGGTACAGGGGGCGCGGCCCCACACCACCCTGCTGAACTGGCTGCGGGACGGCGGCCTGACCGGCTGCAAGGAAGGTTGTGCCGAGGGTGAGTGCGGGGCCTGCGCGGTGCTGGTTTCCCGCCCGGACGGACGCGGCGGCACCCGGCTGGAAAGCGTCAATGCCTGCTTGGTCATGCTCCCGGCCATGAACGGTCAGGAGGTGATCACCGCTGAGGGCCTGGGTACGCCTCAGGGGCTGCATCCAGTCCAGCACGAAATGGCGGTGCGCGGCGGTTCGCAGTGTGGGTACTGCACCCCCGGGTTCGTGGTCAGCATGGCCGCCGAGTACTACCGTCCCGAGCGCCACGAGGGCGAACACCACGCCCCCAACGGCTTTGACCTCCACTCGCTGAGCGGCAACCTGTGTCGCTGCACCGGCTACCGCCCCATTCAGGACGCCGCCCACGCGCTGGGTACGCCGCCTGAAAGCGATCCGATCTCGGCGCTGCGCACCCGCCCAGCCCCGGCGGCCCAGGCCCTGCACCTGTCCGGTCCGGACGGCGACTTTCACCGTCCCGCCGATCTGCCGGAGGCGCTGGAATTGCTGGCCGAACACCCTGATGCCAAGCTGCTGGCGGGCGGCACCGATTGGGGCGTGGAGGTCAACCTTCGCCACGCGCGGGCCGGAGTCACCATTGCCGTGGACGGGCTGGCCGAGTTACGTGAGCTGGAATGGCACGACGATCACGTCCGCATCGGCGCGGGCCTCAATCTCTCGGAGATCGAGCGCCGCCTGGATGGGCGCGTCCCGCTGATGGCCGAGTGGTTCCCGCAGTTCGCCAGCCGCCTGATCCGCAACAGCGCCACACTGGGCGGCAACCTGGGCACAGCCTCGCCCATCGGCGACAGCCCGCCCACGCTGTTGGCGCTGGACGCCTCGCTGATCCTGGCGTCGCGTGGGGGGGAGCGCGAGGTGCCGCTCGCCGGATTCTTCCAGGGCTACCGCCAGCCTGAGCTGCGCGACGGCGAGCTGATCCGTGCGGTCAGGATTCCGCTGCCCCTGGCGCCTGTCACCGGTTTCTACAAGTACGCCAAGCGCCGTTTCGACGATATTTCCAGCGTGGCTGTCGGGATTGCCCTGGAACTCGACGGAAACACTGTCAAGCGTATTCGCATCGGTCTGGGAGGTGTAGCCGCCACCCCTATCCGCGCCCTGAAAGCCGAGGAAGCCCTGATCGGCAGGCCCTGGACCGAACGTAATGTCCGTGAAGCCGCCAAACTCATGGGTCAGGAAGGTACCCCGCTGTCCGATCACCGTGCCAGCGCCGCGTACCGCACGGCCATGCTGGAACAGGCGCTCCTGAAGTTCTTTTTCGAGAAATCGGACGTGGTCCGTGGCTAG
- a CDS encoding long-chain-fatty-acid--CoA ligase — MTQQSAAPDSSTPSQTQGHYWPPFKPRTLTLPQTGIMHNLRVSAERYPDKTALWHYGRELTYGELYAQATRLAGHLAQSGVSKGDRIALWMQNSPAWVIGAFAAWQLGAVVVPLAPMLQAREFGFFLQDAGIKVGVVGAELYEKAKQAGLQHAVVANVMHGTDAGAAGVPLPEGLDVKVTPQDGDITLEDALKAEPAPAADVGANDLCVMPYTSGTTGLPKGCMHTHRSVMANVFGAGVWVDGNVEDVFLAALPYFHVTGFVNSLLTGLTNGGKIVIMSRWDRDVARTLIREQGVTLWTNTPTMVIDMMASPTFNAADLATLRNVTGGGASLPAAVGQKLLDLTGIMFLEGYGLSETMAQSHSNPKGRQKLQCLGVPLFNVDSRIIDLDTHQELPAGQVGEIVIRGPQVMQGYWNRPDATAEAFMEIDGQQFFRSGDLGYMDEEGYFFFTDRLKRMVNVSGMKVWPAEVENKLHAHPAVQEACVISVPDERSGERARALIVLKPGATATAEDIEAWAREQMATYKVPRDYQFVDSLPRSPTGKVAWRPLQEAARAAMSGS; from the coding sequence ATGACCCAGCAATCCGCAGCGCCCGATTCCTCGACCCCTTCCCAGACTCAGGGCCATTACTGGCCGCCTTTCAAACCCCGCACCCTGACGCTGCCCCAGACCGGGATCATGCACAACCTGCGCGTCAGTGCCGAGCGGTATCCCGACAAGACGGCGCTGTGGCACTACGGGCGCGAGCTGACCTATGGGGAACTATACGCGCAGGCCACGCGTCTGGCCGGGCATCTGGCACAGAGTGGCGTGAGCAAGGGTGACCGGATCGCGCTGTGGATGCAGAACAGCCCGGCGTGGGTGATCGGCGCCTTTGCCGCGTGGCAGCTGGGCGCGGTGGTGGTGCCGCTGGCTCCCATGCTCCAGGCGCGTGAATTTGGCTTCTTCCTACAGGACGCCGGCATCAAAGTTGGCGTTGTGGGGGCGGAATTGTACGAGAAGGCCAAACAGGCCGGACTACAACACGCCGTCGTGGCGAATGTCATGCACGGCACCGATGCGGGGGCGGCTGGCGTCCCGTTGCCAGAGGGTCTGGACGTGAAGGTCACCCCGCAGGACGGCGACATCACGTTGGAGGACGCCCTGAAGGCCGAGCCGGCTCCGGCGGCCGACGTGGGGGCAAACGACCTGTGCGTGATGCCGTACACCAGCGGCACCACCGGACTGCCCAAGGGCTGCATGCACACCCACCGCAGCGTGATGGCCAACGTATTCGGCGCGGGTGTGTGGGTGGACGGCAATGTCGAGGACGTGTTTCTGGCCGCGTTGCCGTACTTTCACGTCACCGGCTTCGTCAACAGCCTGCTGACCGGCCTGACCAACGGCGGCAAGATCGTGATCATGTCGCGCTGGGACCGCGACGTGGCCCGCACACTGATCCGCGAGCAGGGCGTCACCCTGTGGACCAACACGCCCACCATGGTGATCGACATGATGGCCTCGCCGACGTTTAACGCGGCGGACCTGGCCACGCTGCGCAACGTCACCGGCGGCGGGGCCAGCCTGCCCGCCGCCGTGGGCCAGAAACTGCTGGACCTGACCGGGATCATGTTCCTGGAAGGCTACGGGCTGTCTGAGACGATGGCGCAGTCGCACAGCAACCCCAAGGGGCGCCAAAAATTGCAGTGTCTGGGCGTGCCGCTGTTCAACGTCGATTCGCGCATTATCGACCTGGACACCCACCAGGAGTTGCCCGCAGGCCAGGTCGGCGAGATCGTCATTCGCGGCCCGCAGGTCATGCAGGGCTACTGGAACCGCCCGGACGCCACCGCCGAGGCCTTTATGGAGATCGACGGCCAGCAGTTCTTCCGCAGTGGAGACCTGGGCTACATGGACGAGGAAGGCTACTTCTTTTTCACGGACCGCCTCAAGCGCATGGTCAACGTGTCGGGCATGAAGGTGTGGCCCGCCGAGGTCGAGAACAAGCTGCACGCGCATCCCGCCGTGCAGGAAGCCTGCGTGATCAGCGTGCCCGACGAGCGCAGCGGCGAACGGGCCCGTGCCCTGATCGTGCTGAAGCCCGGTGCTACCGCCACCGCCGAGGACATCGAGGCCTGGGCGCGTGAGCAGATGGCCACCTACAAGGTGCCGCGCGACTACCAGTTCGTGGACAGTCTGCCGCGCAGCCCCACCGGCAAGGTGGCCTGGCGGCCCCTGCAGGAAGCGGCGCGGGCGGCCATGTCCGGAAGCTGA
- a CDS encoding hydantoinase/carbamoylase family amidase — protein sequence MPLNPQRTLDELKALRELTGTPDGAQRVAFTDTWVAARKFLTDRLAELPVEVHTDAAGNLWATLKGESGKELLIGGHLDSVPNGGWLDGCLNTLAGLEVLRRLSEGGKPPVTVRLVDWADEEGARFGRSLYGSSAAGGNIDIAEMRKLKDKDGIGLEEALERVGVTLADAPQAREELKNAAAYLELHIEQGPVLEGLGLSLGAVLGTFGVERHTITFHGQAAHAGSTPMNVRRDAFRAAGQFSQEIYAIAERHAGVCTIGSCKTLPGIVTSVVETCEITLDQRNLEADRLAAMWRDAQDAATKIAEEGGCSVTFGDLWNIEPILFHPELIEAAEASILEIVPRSHRLPSGPLHDAAEVARAGIPTVMLFVQSLRGISHNKIEDTEEQHILQSVEALNRLTDRAMAWIGQ from the coding sequence ATGCCCCTCAATCCACAGCGAACCCTCGACGAACTCAAGGCCCTGCGCGAGCTGACCGGCACTCCTGACGGCGCGCAGCGGGTCGCGTTCACCGACACCTGGGTGGCCGCCCGCAAGTTCCTGACCGACCGGCTTGCAGAGCTGCCCGTGGAGGTCCACACCGACGCGGCGGGCAACCTGTGGGCCACCCTGAAGGGCGAGTCCGGGAAGGAACTGCTGATCGGCGGGCACCTCGACAGCGTGCCGAACGGCGGCTGGCTGGACGGCTGCCTGAACACCCTGGCAGGTCTGGAAGTGCTGCGCCGCCTCTCGGAGGGGGGAAAGCCGCCTGTAACCGTGCGGCTGGTGGACTGGGCCGACGAGGAGGGCGCCCGCTTTGGGCGCAGCCTGTACGGATCGAGCGCGGCGGGCGGCAACATCGACATTGCCGAGATGCGGAAACTGAAGGACAAGGACGGCATCGGTCTGGAGGAGGCGCTGGAGCGGGTGGGCGTCACCTTGGCCGACGCCCCGCAGGCCCGCGAGGAGCTGAAGAACGCCGCCGCGTATCTGGAGCTGCACATCGAGCAGGGGCCGGTGCTGGAGGGCCTGGGGCTGTCGCTGGGCGCGGTGCTGGGGACCTTCGGCGTGGAGCGCCACACCATCACCTTTCACGGGCAGGCGGCGCATGCCGGCAGCACACCCATGAACGTGCGGCGCGACGCCTTCCGGGCTGCCGGACAGTTCTCACAGGAGATCTACGCCATCGCCGAGCGGCACGCCGGCGTGTGCACCATCGGCAGTTGCAAGACGCTGCCGGGCATCGTCACCAGCGTGGTGGAGACCTGCGAGATCACGCTGGACCAGCGCAACCTGGAGGCCGACAGGCTCGCGGCCATGTGGCGGGACGCCCAGGACGCAGCGACGAAAATCGCGGAGGAGGGCGGCTGCAGCGTTACGTTCGGTGACCTGTGGAACATCGAGCCGATTCTTTTTCACCCGGAACTGATTGAGGCTGCCGAGGCCTCCATTCTTGAGATTGTCCCCCGGAGTCACCGTCTGCCCAGCGGCCCCCTGCACGACGCGGCGGAGGTGGCCCGCGCGGGGATACCCACCGTGATGCTGTTCGTCCAGAGCCTGCGCGGCATCAGTCACAACAAGATTGAGGACACCGAGGAGCAGCACATCCTGCAGAGTGTGGAGGCACTGAACCGCCTGACCGACCGGGCGATGGCGTGGATCGGTCAGTGA
- the xdhC gene encoding xanthine dehydrogenase accessory protein XdhC, which translates to MNWLQAVQHLHDHSEPGVLVTVAAVRGHAPREAGAKMVFSVGASWDSVGGGNLEATAAERARAMLAVCAHVPELLTLRLTDAASNEHGRQCCGGEVTLLLEPLQTVRPHVAIFGVGHVGLELARILSRLPLSLHLVDSRAAQLTPERLAPLHDGAARVEIHHSPIPEMTLHDLPPGSHVLILTHDHAEDAALCDAALRRPDLGLIGLIGSSVKWIRFQGQLRREGHGDADLARITTPIGLPGISGKTPAVIAVSVAAQLVQRLEADGAAALQALSSQHNTVQRQP; encoded by the coding sequence ATGAACTGGCTCCAGGCTGTTCAGCACCTGCATGACCACTCGGAACCCGGCGTGCTGGTTACCGTGGCTGCCGTCCGGGGACACGCGCCGCGTGAAGCGGGCGCCAAGATGGTGTTTAGCGTGGGTGCAAGCTGGGACAGCGTGGGCGGCGGTAATCTGGAGGCCACCGCCGCCGAGCGGGCGCGGGCCATGTTGGCCGTGTGCGCCCACGTGCCGGAACTGCTGACCCTGCGCCTGACCGATGCGGCCAGCAACGAACACGGGCGCCAGTGCTGCGGCGGCGAGGTCACGCTGCTGCTCGAACCCCTGCAGACCGTGCGTCCGCACGTCGCCATTTTCGGCGTGGGGCACGTGGGGCTGGAGCTGGCGCGCATCCTGTCGCGGCTGCCGCTAAGCCTACATCTAGTGGATTCGCGGGCGGCCCAGCTGACCCCTGAACGTCTGGCTCCGCTCCACGATGGCGCGGCGAGAGTTGAGATTCACCACTCGCCCATCCCCGAAATGACCCTGCATGACCTGCCCCCCGGCTCGCACGTCCTGATCCTGACCCATGACCATGCCGAGGACGCCGCCCTATGTGACGCCGCCCTGAGGCGGCCCGATCTGGGCTTGATCGGACTCATCGGCTCGTCGGTCAAGTGGATTCGCTTTCAGGGGCAGCTTCGCCGCGAAGGGCACGGCGACGCCGACCTCGCCCGCATCACCACCCCGATCGGGTTGCCGGGCATCAGCGGCAAGACGCCCGCGGTAATCGCCGTCAGCGTGGCCGCGCAACTCGTCCAGCGGCTCGAAGCCGATGGGGCCGCCGCCCTTCAAGCCCTTTCCTCCCAGCACAACACCGTTCAGAGGCAACCATGA